The following coding sequences lie in one Gemmatimonadota bacterium genomic window:
- a CDS encoding class I SAM-dependent methyltransferase, with product MAKFEESRWGETEYAQEYQDHSQHFLPERNTHFEILASFYQHFVQKKRVLDLGCGDGIISERLFLIDPHIQLVAVDGSEEMLSAAKKRLDIYDVENFIKMPFEHIIEGNVNLGTFDFIVSCFAIHHLEKLQRRGLFEKILNMLAPNSYFLNIDIVLPTTKTLENWYFDLWREWIQKHEARENLSESFSHIPDEARVRPENFYDTLESQLEDLQIVGFKKVTCHYRYGLFGIYSGKKL from the coding sequence ATGGCAAAATTTGAAGAATCCAGGTGGGGCGAAACAGAATACGCCCAAGAATATCAAGACCATTCGCAACACTTTTTACCCGAACGAAATACGCATTTCGAGATACTCGCTTCATTCTACCAGCATTTTGTTCAGAAAAAACGAGTACTCGATCTTGGATGTGGCGACGGAATTATAAGCGAGAGACTATTCCTTATAGACCCTCATATCCAATTGGTAGCGGTCGATGGCTCCGAAGAAATGCTTTCAGCCGCCAAAAAGAGGCTTGATATATATGACGTAGAAAATTTCATCAAAATGCCTTTCGAACATATAATCGAAGGCAACGTAAATTTGGGCACTTTCGACTTCATTGTCTCTTGCTTTGCCATTCACCACCTGGAGAAATTACAAAGACGAGGGCTATTTGAAAAAATCCTGAATATGTTAGCACCAAATTCGTACTTTCTGAATATCGATATTGTTTTACCAACAACTAAAACCCTCGAAAACTGGTATTTCGACCTCTGGAGAGAATGGATTCAAAAACATGAAGCGCGAGAAAACCTCTCTGAATCCTTTTCACATATCCCCGATGAAGCGCGCGTTCGTCCTGAGAACTTTTATGATACTCTCGAGAGCCAACTTGAGGATTTGCAGATAGTCGGCTTTAAGAAAGTCACCTGCCATTACCGATATGGGCTTTTCGGAATATATAGTGGGAAAAAGCTATAA
- a CDS encoding methyltransferase domain-containing protein, protein MDPSILNYYGTYYNEIDRFNDGSGHLEYIRSKQILDRYLPQTSVNILDVGGGPGAYSSWLAEKGHKVHLVDPVPRHLKEAEERASKHPLKSINKGDARCLSWSDKTMDIVLLMGPLYHLTESNDRKTALREARRVLKPGGLLFAAAITRFASLLDGIRSGAILDPAFRAIVARDLKDGQHRNTDKNKDYFTTAYFHRPEELTVEITECGFTQCQTLAIEGAAWLLGDIKDQLEDPERREILLDAIQKLEAEPSLLGASPHIMAVARKP, encoded by the coding sequence ATGGATCCATCCATCCTTAATTACTACGGGACCTATTATAATGAAATTGACCGATTCAATGACGGCAGCGGTCACCTGGAGTACATACGCTCAAAACAGATTTTGGATAGATACTTACCCCAAACTTCCGTCAACATCCTCGATGTCGGTGGCGGTCCAGGCGCGTACTCGTCCTGGCTCGCCGAGAAAGGACACAAAGTCCATCTGGTGGATCCCGTCCCTCGGCATCTCAAAGAGGCGGAAGAACGCGCCAGCAAGCACCCTCTAAAAAGCATAAACAAAGGCGATGCTCGCTGCTTGAGTTGGTCAGATAAAACCATGGATATCGTCTTGCTCATGGGGCCACTATATCACCTGACTGAATCCAATGATCGGAAAACGGCGCTTCGCGAAGCCAGAAGAGTCCTCAAACCCGGAGGACTCCTATTTGCAGCTGCAATCACGCGATTTGCATCTCTACTTGACGGCATAAGATCCGGGGCGATCCTCGATCCAGCCTTCCGGGCAATTGTAGCGCGTGACTTAAAGGACGGTCAACATCGCAACACCGACAAAAACAAAGATTACTTTACCACTGCCTACTTCCATCGCCCAGAGGAACTAACTGTCGAAATTACTGAATGCGGATTTACCCAATGCCAGACATTGGCTATAGAAGGTGCCGCCTGGTTGCTCGGAGATATAAAAGATCAATTGGAAGACCCTGAACGCCGCGAGATACTTCTCGATGCAATACAGAAACTTGAGGCAGAGCCTTCTCTACTCGGCGCTTCTCCGCACATTATGGCAGTGGCCAGGAAACCTTGA
- a CDS encoding phosphotransferase — translation MLLDRNPTWHGLIDGEMPPYPAAIVQNVLARFEIENPAKLKAWPFGPFDIIAAFEYRNIPYLLKGRHIEQRGVKSLFQTQDIQKQLLQLGFPVSDFIANSSGETLVQGPDWQAEENIFYEIQTILPGVPFSPDTHTALLAGKLLGQLHLIGQEIHSDLLSKFYYIDTFVDRFPNRLQAVLQDGRSLQRGESQEIKDSISRLSDASTRSSLTHRLTHGDFTPDNLLMNQNQLFLIDNDELGFGVAAVDIAWGLTYLFGLNIGLGQIFLNEYRKHVPEFAESDLLAVKDYLIALNIHAYNVSELLDILHTLLSI, via the coding sequence ATGCTACTGGATCGCAATCCGACATGGCACGGCTTGATAGACGGGGAAATGCCCCCTTATCCCGCGGCAATTGTGCAGAATGTCCTCGCTCGTTTTGAGATTGAGAACCCAGCCAAATTAAAAGCATGGCCTTTCGGCCCATTTGACATTATAGCTGCCTTTGAATATCGCAACATCCCCTATCTCTTAAAGGGTCGCCACATCGAACAACGAGGCGTCAAATCACTGTTTCAAACACAAGACATACAAAAACAACTCCTTCAACTGGGCTTCCCCGTATCAGACTTCATAGCCAATTCTTCCGGCGAAACATTGGTACAAGGTCCCGACTGGCAAGCCGAAGAAAACATCTTCTATGAAATTCAGACCATTCTACCCGGCGTGCCATTTTCTCCTGATACGCACACAGCTCTCTTAGCGGGGAAATTGCTCGGACAACTCCACCTTATCGGACAGGAAATTCATTCGGATCTCCTGAGCAAGTTTTACTACATTGATACATTTGTAGATAGATTTCCCAATCGGTTACAGGCAGTCCTTCAAGATGGTCGGAGTTTGCAACGTGGAGAAAGCCAGGAGATCAAAGACTCCATATCGCGATTATCGGATGCTTCGACACGTTCCTCACTTACGCATCGCCTGACACACGGCGACTTCACGCCTGATAATCTCTTGATGAACCAAAACCAGCTTTTCTTGATCGATAATGATGAACTTGGATTTGGCGTTGCGGCGGTCGATATCGCGTGGGGGCTAACCTATTTGTTTGGACTGAACATCGGATTGGGACAGATCTTTCTGAATGAGTACAGAAAGCACGTTCCCGAATTTGCCGAAAGCGATCTTCTGGCTGTTAAGGACTACCTGATCGCCTTAAACATACACGCGTACAACGTGTCAGAATTGTTAGATATTCTGCATACATTGCTCTCTATTTAA
- a CDS encoding HAD-IIIA family hydrolase, with translation MRTNSADQCGMYSALFLDLGGTLVRIEDDEIFTDAAGNVEILPNTVEILMQRAQDFDAIFIITNQSGIEKGTLSIESAKSFIDQVNTATGGIITDYWVCPRIESPYRKPNPNMITGLADKHFVDVKQSVLVGDTEIDQQAAQNAGIGHFIWARDFFKRQD, from the coding sequence ATGAGAACGAACTCGGCTGACCAATGCGGCATGTATAGTGCCCTTTTCCTCGACCTCGGTGGAACTCTCGTTCGGATAGAAGACGATGAAATCTTCACAGACGCTGCAGGAAACGTAGAAATCCTGCCAAATACCGTTGAAATTCTCATGCAAAGGGCACAGGACTTCGACGCGATATTTATTATCACGAATCAATCGGGTATAGAAAAGGGGACCTTATCAATCGAGAGCGCGAAATCCTTTATCGATCAGGTCAACACTGCAACCGGGGGCATAATCACTGATTACTGGGTGTGCCCGCGCATCGAATCGCCATATAGAAAACCAAACCCTAACATGATCACTGGCCTTGCCGACAAGCACTTTGTCGATGTCAAACAATCAGTCCTGGTTGGAGATACAGAAATTGACCAACAGGCGGCTCAAAATGCCGGTATTGGTCATTTCATCTGGGCCAGGGACTTCTTCAAAAGACAAGACTGA